CACTGACCACAAGTTTTCGCTGGAGCCCACCGGGCTCCACAAAATGGTCCGCGATCTGCGCCGCATTGACGTGTCCTTGGGGGACGGTAAAAAAGAGCTGGCGGATTTTGAAAAAGACGCCCGCAGGAAAATGGGCAAAAGCCTCTATGCCGCCCGCCATCTCAAAGCCGGTGAGGTGCTGCGGCGGGAAGATCTGGTGGTGAAGTCCCCCGGCGGGGGCTTGCCGCCCTATCGCATGGGCGAGCTGCTGGGCAAGCGCCTGGTGGTGGACGTGCCCCAGGAAGTGCCCTTCAGCATGGATCATGTGGAAGACAGCGCCGGGCGGCGGGAGGCGGGTTAGGCAGATGCCCTGTCCCGCCTGTCGTCCTGGGCACAACGGTCTCCTGGTCGCGCGGCCTACGGTTGCGGGTGTCCTGCGGGTGCGGCCCCCGGCCGCGATGCTTCTCCGGCAAAGCGTTTATAGATGCGCGCCACCTCGTCCCGGTTGTCAATCAAGGCATCCACACACTCCCGGTCCAGCTTGTCGCCCGCCAGGGTGCGCAGGGTGGCAAAGGCCTGGTCCACGGGCCAGGCGGGTTTGTAGGGGCGGCGGCTGGTGAGGGCGTCGAAGATGTCGGCCACGGCGACGATGCGGGCTTCAATGGGGATGGCCTCGTCTTTGAGGCGGCCGGGATAGCCGCTGCCGTCCAGCTTTTCGTGGTGGTGCTCGGTGATGTTGCGCAGCACGTCCACGTAGGGCAGGCCGCTTAAATTAAATTCCGCCAGCATGCGGTCCACCATGGCGCGGCCCTTGCTGGCGTGTTGTTTCATAACTTCGAATTCGCTTTCGTCCAGGGCGCCTTTTTTGAGCAGAATGTGGTCAGGGGTGCCGATTTTGCCCAGATCGTGCAGCGGGGCGAACAGGAACAGCCGTTCGATGTATTCATCGTCGAAGCCGTGGCGGGGGGCGATCGTCTTGGCGATGAGGCGGGCGTAGCGCGCCATGCGGTCCAGGTGGGCGCCGGTTTCCTCATCGCGGAATTTGGTCATTTCACGGGCGGTTTTCACGGCGGCCAGCATGGTGTGGATGAGGGTGAGTTCGGCGATCACCGTGCGCGCCACCAGATGGCCGTACAGGTTCAGTGTGGCGAGGTGGTCCGGGGTGAAGGCCTGGGTGTCGTAG
The genomic region above belongs to Gammaproteobacteria bacterium and contains:
- a CDS encoding HD domain-containing protein, which gives rise to MTDHPDMLHALNDNIPLSEKLTAIHHALSTTCPAVARIAVAVYDPKTDLIKTFIHSSGGENPLSNYQARLSDTPRLAAIYASGRAQVVNDVPNTYRNSTQHGRKLRRQGYGSSYTLPTYTQGSFFGFVFFNAYDTQAFTPDHLATLNLYGHLVARTVIAELTLIHTMLAAVKTAREMTKFRDEETGAHLDRMARYARLIAKTIAPRHGFDDEYIERLFLFAPLHDLGKIGTPDHILLKKGALDESEFEVMKQHASKGRAMVDRMLAEFNLSGLPYVDVLRNITEHHHEKLDGSGYPGRLKDEAIPIEARIVAVADIFDALTSRRPYKPAWPVDQAFATLRTLAGDKLDRECVDALIDNRDEVARIYKRFAGEASRPGAAPAGHPQP